The Oncorhynchus mykiss isolate Arlee chromosome 27, USDA_OmykA_1.1, whole genome shotgun sequence sequence ggttgttgctctggcaccacactgtcaggtcctcctccccgtaggctgactcatcgtcgccggtgatcaggcctaccactgttgtcgctAGCGAACTCGGTAATGGTATTGGattcgtgtgtgtgtggccacccactcgtgggtgaacaggaagtacaggaagggactaagaaCACGCCCCTGTGTTAAGGGTCAGCGTGGTGGacgtgatgttgcctaccctcaccacctggggtcggcctgtCAGAaagcccaggatccagttgcagacccagagtccttagcttggtgacaagcttggaggtggataatggtgttgaacgctgagctgtagtcggtgaacagcattctcacggtTATTCCTCTGATCCAGGTGGgcgagggcagtgtggagagcaattgagattgcgtcatctatgaATCTGTtgggggcggtatgcaaattggagtgagtgggatggtggaggtggtgtgagccttaaccagcctttcaaagaacttgatgattacagaagtgagtgctacatggcggtagtcattgtggcaggaAGCCTTAGAGTTCGTCGAAACAGGGATGATGGTGGTCACCTTAAAacactgggacaaggagaggttgaaaattgtgagtgtgtatgtgtcgtCTGCGCCGAGGCAAGGGTTATGTTTGGGTTGAGCTGGTAAAGAGCTTGGAAGTCTCTGTTGGCATTGACTAGCCACGGGACTCTGACGACTAGGTTTACAGGCCTCCTCTGTTCTTTACCATGCATTCAGTATCCACAAAGTGTCTCACAGTAGGAGtgttgatttaggatcagtttgcCTTTTTAgataggaaagtcagttaagaacaaattcttatttacaatgacggcctaccccggccaaacccggacgatactGAGCCAATTTTGCgtcgccctattggactcccaatcacggccggatgtgattcagcttggattcgaaccagggactgcagtgtgacgcctcttgcactgagatgcactgccttagaccgctgcgccactcgggagccctggacagatcctagatcagcactcctattctgagaTACATTTTATGAATAGTCTTTTTTAAAAATTAATACTCTTTCCTCGCTCTGTATACAGCACAGTCACAGCAGTCCAGTAGAAAGAATGTGTGAGTtgggcagacagacaaacatggTCTGGGTTTGTTTGGTTGTGCTGGGCTGGGCTGTAGTGGGGCATGCATTCTTTCGCAGACTGGGGATTGTTAATGATCATTAAAGACTGGTTTATGATGCACTGTCCTTCCACTGAATTACTTCTTTGATGAGGACCTCTGCCTTCCCTCTTCTTTCTCTTGTCTCTTTTCTCAAACATGTTGTCTTCCCTACTTTTTGCGCTCTCCTTCTgcctctctatctgtgtctctgtccctatctctctcgctgtctctttccctttctctctctccctcgtgtgAATTCCCACACATACAGTATCATGTCCTAGtcagtgacgtgtgtgtgtgtataatcaaTGCTGTGTATGTTCTCCTCTGCTTGCGTCAAAGGCCCTTGCATAGTGACCTTGCTGTATTTTTCCAATAAAGATAAATAAagaactctacacacacacacacacacactcactgcacgtACACACATTCACAGATACCCAAGCAGACTCGCAGCAAACCCACACACTcccacacctactcaatcaaacTCACACAGTGTTCCTGTGTAGGGGGCGGTGtgttttgttattattatatatatatatatttttactgtgGAACCAGTGTGACGGTTCTGGTCAATGTTTTGCGAATGGGGGCTGTGAGGAACATTGTGTACCTGGCCTTGGCTCAAGCGGGCTGGGATCTCTCTCTGATTCTGcagaaatgttctctctctctctctctctctctctctctctctctctctctctctctctctctctctctctctctctctctctctctctctctctctctctctctctctctctctctctctctctctctctctctctctctctctctctctctctctctctctctctctctctctctctctctctctctctctctctctctctctctctctctctctctctctctctctctctctctctctctctctctctctctctctctctctctctctctctctctctctctctctctctctctctctctctctctctctctctctctctctctctctctctctctctctctctctctctctctctctctctctctctctctctctctctctctctctctctctctctctctctctctctctctctctctctctctctctctctctctctctctctctgtttctctctctctctctgtttctctctctctctctgtttctctctctctctctgtttctctctctctctctgtttctctctctctctctgtatctctctctctgtatctctctctctgtatctctctctctctctctctctctctctctctctctctctctctctctctctctctctctctctctctctctctctctctctctctctctctctctctctctctctctctctctctctctctctcatatattctGCAGAAATGTCTCTGTGTGGTATGTGTCTTTTTTAGATCCTTTTGTTTTCAAACTATTTTGACCAACCTCTCAAATGGTCTTATGACCCGCTGATAAGCGAGACAACATGTTCTATCCAGGTGTCTGCTGTGGCCCGAGTAGGAATGAGTCTGGACGACCACATGTTTAAACCACTAGTTTAGCTGACTGGTGGTGTGTGTAACCCATTTTGTTGCTGCTCTCCTTCCAGACCAAGCAGTGGCAGAAGCTGAAAACTATGGTGCACTGGTCTCCCTTCGTTGTGTCCTTTAAGAAGCGCTATCCCTGGGTGCAGCTCGCCGGGCATGCAGGTatacacctctctgtctctctgtgtttctctgtccccgctgacctCTTTCTTTCACAcattctctctggtctctctctctcctctgtctcgtaGGTAACTTCCAGGCGGGGGAGTATGGGCGTTTGTTGAAGCGCTACTGTGAGTGTGAGCAGCTGTGCCTGTCGAAGCTGATGGGGGACACTCTGCGGCCGTATGTCCCTGGCTACTACGGCGTGGTGCAGAGGAACGAACAGGACTACAACCTAATGGACGACCTCCTGGCTGACTTTGACTCTCCCTCCATCATGGACTGCAAGATGGGCAGCAGGTGAGAGACAGGGGGAAGAGTTTGTATTTTTTACCccacttttctccccaatttaaatcttgtctcatcgctgcaactccccaacgggctcgggaggcgaaggtctagtcacgtgtcctccgaaacatgaccctcctaaccgcgctccttaacacccgccctcttaatccggaagccagccgcaccaacgtgtcggaggaaacaccgttcaactgactaCCGatgtcagcctgcaggtgcccggcccaccacaaggagtcgctagagcacccctggccaaaccctcccctaacccggacgacgctgggccaattgtacgctgaactttgggactcccgatcacgaccaattgtgatacagcccgggattgaacatgggtctgtagtgatgcctctagcactgcaatgatGTACCTTAGCCCGCTGCGGCACTTGGGAGGCCCCGAGTTAGGTGTTTCCAGTACTGAGCTGGAAAATAATAGGCAGAATCTACCACACACTCAAAACCGATTTAGTGAAGGTCCAGGAGGCAAGAAAGTAGCTGAGCTTTCAGTCATTCCACCCTCATCAGTTCAAAACTAAATCCTGCACGCCCTGAGGCTCTCCAGGACCAATGGTGGAGAGGAGATCACTATTGTTGGATAACTCCGCTGTTAGATAACGAGCTGGCCCTCTAACCCTGTCTTCCCTGTCCTATCAGGACTTACCTGGAGGAGGAGCTACTGAAGGCCAGGGAGCATCCGCGGCTCCGCAGGGACATGTATGAGAAGATGGTGGCCGTGGACCCCGGGGCCCCTACGGATCAGGAGAGATCCCAACAAGGCATCCTGAAGCCCAGATACATGCAGTGGAGAGAAACCCTCAGCTCCACTGCCACCCTGGGCTTCCGCATCGAGGGCATCAAGGTCAGGGGGCACACTGGGTTCAACTGGGGGTCAAAATagtagttttaagaaaaaaaagtagTTTTTCAAATGTATGTGCACAGTAACTTGTTCCAGGTCACAATAATGAGACAAGGAAATGGGTATGATGGATCCGCACTCAAAAAGATGTCACATAAAGCTTACTTCATATTTTATTTAGAATGTTTATTTTCACTCTATCAATAACGAGACTAAATACTGTTGTTTGTCATTTGTGCTGTGCAGAGAGCAGACGGGACGTGTAACACCAACTTTAAGACGACCAAACACAGAGAGCAGGTCATGCAGGCCCTGGGAGACTTTGTGGATGGGAACATTCAGACCCTGGTACGTGTTTCTAGAGGGACATTTAGTCGGGTGGCACATAAGGGAACTTGAGTTCTAGGGGAGCTACTCAGCCCCTTCAGATTGACTGTCTGTTTGACTGTTtgtctcccctttctcctctctctggtagaaACTCTACCTGCAACGTCTTAAAGATCTGCGATCCGTGCTGGAGAAATCCCAGTTCTTCAGAACAcatgaggtaacacacacacaaacgccatTGTACTCTGCTTTACTTACAGGCAATAAATTAAGGCAATATTTACAGTAACGTTTGGTATGATTACTTTCCCTCAACAAACCTCTTTGCTGGGTTATGATTCAATGTAATTGATCTGAACATGATCCAAATTCcttattaaagctgcaatatgcaactttttgggctacctgaccaaattcacatagaaatgtgagttaaagATCTGTCAtcctcattgaaagcaagtctaagaagcagaagatatgttctatgtgccctaatcatttttacatttttttttaaatgtaacctttaactaggcacctcagttaagaacaaattattatttacaatgacggcctagcacggccaaaccctaaacctcttttactttcagttttgtacaccagcttcaaacagctttaaatacaatatttttggttatagaaaatatatttcaaagtggtttagatggtacaatgattctgtacactatacttgcttgttttgtcacaatctgaaattaggcgaactattagaattttagcaaccaggaaatggtggagcgatttctgcatagtgcatctttaaaacaCTCGCACTGAACTCAACTGTCCTGTTTTCTCCCAGGTGGTGGGCAGCTCCCTGCTGTTTGTGCATGATGCGTCGGGGCAGGCCCGTGTGTGGATGATAGACTTTGGGAAGACGGTGCCCCTGCCTGCCCTCCTCACCCTGGACCACCGGACCCCCTGGATGGAGGGCAACCACGAGGATGGCTACCTGTGGGGTCTGGACAATCTCATAGACATTCTCAGTACCATGCTCCCCCCCAGcccttgagagagggagagggccgTGTGAGAGAGAACAAAGGGATGGCCtggaagagggagaaaaagaggatggagagaacacTCTCATCTTTGTCAGAGCAGAGGATGTAGTTGGGGACGAACAGATGGAACTGGTCATTACCCAAACTAGATGTGACactggagagatgaagggaaaggACGATGACTgcaaaagagagcgagggagcacACGGAGCATGGTGGACAGAGTGAGGAAACCTGTCCACACAACCAGTGGTGTGTCATCCCTCATCAACTTCTCTCATTATAAGAGCTATGACGTCAActatcactgacacacacacacacacgcacacacacacatgcacacacactaccTTCATATTATCACAAGTATGATGATAATGTACTGGACGTTTCCAATGGGATATATCCTCCTCAAGTGACCTTAGAGGAGCAATGTTTTATTTTCACTATGGACCATTTGACTTTATGCTTTTAAaactattttatatatatatatatatgtcaacACTAGAAACACTGGAAAAACATGTATATTTTTCAACTTTATCCGGTGCTCAGCCTTTTAATGTAAATacattgtattttgtatttaatttGTTTGCCTTCACAAATAGCCTCTTTACTCTTTGTACTTTTTTTTCTGTGCCTAgatagttttttgttgttgtttttttgaatCATTCCAAAGTTTGCTGGAGAGTTAACCCAAAGTATGAACTGATGTCTGtaacatatttattttttttctatgGTGAAAACTGGAGGATGTTGTTGATTAGTCTGACCCGCGTGGTGTCTGATTGGCGGAGTTGACCCAGCAGATAAACTAACAGTgattcccaaccaggggtactaggacccctgggtGTACTTGGTCTATAGACTCCGGAGACCATAGgactactggtaaaatgcacatgagggggtgCTTCAGGGGTACTCTGGGCAGAGCAACGTTCAGTTGGTGGTACGGTAACctgaaaaaggttgggaaccactgaacTAACAGATGGGATAAATGTTTTTTCTTCTTTAATTTCCCTCCTAGTGGGCACATGCCTTGGTGGTCACGATAACTAGACTGTATTGCACAAATGGGTACCTCACAAAAGCCATTGAACAAAACTAGTCCTGCCTGTGTGTCCCTGAATATGGATTCACTCTGGTGTCCCAGGTTCTTTATAAGCAAACTATTTTCTGGTGAGTGGCAGTTGACTCATCTGTATAATTGTGATCATTATTCCTTTAGTTCAATGATACTTACTTTTTCTGAGATGGGTAACGATTGGCCTGACAACTGAAATGACTAGTTGAACAAGTCACCTGAAACTGGAATGAATGAGGAGCTGATTCTTATGACACGTTCATCCACACGTCAGACTTTAATGTGAATCTGATTTAATATAGAATCATTGCTATCAAAGACGACATTGTGGTGACtattttttctttttcttctaatTGAAGGCGGGTTCTGCATCTGCCCTTGTTTTGGTACACTTTTTTT is a genomic window containing:
- the LOC110507392 gene encoding inositol-trisphosphate 3-kinase C isoform X2; translation: MERRTLVEVTFGDPVRSVWDWLRSHLLSVSVCACVSAGLLLHYCAVCQTKQWQKLKTMVHWSPFVVSFKKRYPWVQLAGHAGNFQAGEYGRLLKRYCECEQLCLSKLMGDTLRPYVPGYYGVVQRNEQDYNLMDDLLADFDSPSIMDCKMGSRTYLEEELLKAREHPRLRRDMYEKMVAVDPGAPTDQERSQQGILKPRYMQWRETLSSTATLGFRIEGIKRADGTCNTNFKTTKHREQVMQALGDFVDGNIQTLKLYLQRLKDLRSVLEKSQFFRTHEVVGSSLLFVHDASGQARVWMIDFGKTVPLPALLTLDHRTPWMEGNHEDGYLWGLDNLIDILSTMLPPSP